The Malus sylvestris chromosome 3, drMalSylv7.2, whole genome shotgun sequence genomic sequence TATATACAAAAACCAGTTCTCAAAACACTCCCTTACCATTTACAATCTTTAAAACAAAGAGGGTAGTGATCTAGAGCTCAATTATTCTCCAAAGTCTTGCTTTTTTTACCATCCAATTCCCAGAAATTCCACAACAACCTTGAATACAAATATAACCCAATCCTCTAAACTCACCCAAGAAtcaaaatacatacatatacatacagagagagagagagagagagagagagagcatacaACGAGCAAGCAAAGAAGAGCACGAACAAAGTAGCATAATTTCTAGCATAGCGCTTGACATTCTCCTGCACCCTCATGCGAGCCTGAGAAacagagagagggaaagagtAGGATTCAGAGGACCCAAAAAAGGAGGTGGTCCAGGGCGGCGTCTGGGCGGCAAGGTCATCGTTGGTGAGCTTGGAGAAGGGGTTAAtggtgaagagagagaaaagggtGAAAATGCGAGAGAAGAGTGAGATGAAGAAGCCGTTTGTGATCGAGGCTGCGTCAGCGGTGGCTGCGGAGGAGGTGGTGATGGCTGTGGAGGTGTGCTGGTCGATGATTTCTGGGTAGCCATTGTCGCGGAGCCATGACTCGAAGAAAGGGTCGGGGACGCTGAGAGATAAAGGGTTGGAGGTGAATACCATGGTAATTCCCTCCCGAGTCCTACCTGCAactttttggtttggtttgggtttggattttgggatttttgtgaTGATGATGTTATCTTGGTTTGTTTCGTTGACAAGATAAAAGTTTTTCCTTGAATTATATTGGTCGTACAAAGAGTGTGAAATATGAATAAaatcataaatttatcaaaataaaaatttgacgcCATTATTCCTTCTCATTTGTAAGtagaggttttaagttcgaaTATCGTGAATAACGAATTCAATGCCATATTAAGTTGCACATTGTGTGACTTAGCCGAACTCTCCACTTCCCttaatataaaacatatcattataataaaataaatactaAATTTGCAAcaataatttttctcatttttttttttataaaaaacccACTTACCATATATTTGTGATATTATTTGTGTTATTTTTGTTATAGAGGCAGAATCCATCAATATATGTGAATCTTATATCTATTAGAAAGATGGTACAAATGTAT encodes the following:
- the LOC126614394 gene encoding PRA1 family protein H; its protein translation is MVFTSNPLSLSVPDPFFESWLRDNGYPEIIDQHTSTAITTSSAATADAASITNGFFISLFSRIFTLFSLFTINPFSKLTNDDLAAQTPPWTTSFFGSSESYSFPLSVSQARMRVQENVKRYARNYATLFVLFFACSLYRMPLALVGLMSCLALWDAFKFCSERWGLDQYPIVRQCLIHVAQCVAAVILICSNVQMAIFCALTVSYAGMILHAGFRKLTSAKQTPRGRSK